The following are encoded in a window of Castanea sativa cultivar Marrone di Chiusa Pesio chromosome 5, ASM4071231v1 genomic DNA:
- the LOC142633391 gene encoding uncharacterized protein LOC142633391, which produces MSTSDNEDPWLAPDKLHHLLFCFSLTLLFSFLATRTRYPFLGRHSIRVGSILSLLAGAAKEAADHLGYFQSSGASAKDAVADFIGVLIAYLVLSLASSFWFSGRPDKGPGQSSMV; this is translated from the coding sequence ATGTCCACCAGCGACAACGAAGATCCATGGTTGGCCCCAGACAAGCTTCACCATCTGCTCTTCTGTTTCTCTCTCACACTCCTCTTCTCCTTCCTCGCGACCCGTACCCGCTACCCTTTCCTCGGCCGCCACTCCATTCGGGTCGGATCCATCCTCTCCCTCCTCGCCGGCGCTGCAAAAGAGGCTGCCGATCACCTCGGATATTTCCAATCCTCCGGAGCCTCTGCCAAGGACGCCGTCGCCGATTTCATTGGCGTTCTCATCGCTTATCTCGTACTATCGCTTGCTTCATCGTTCTGGTTCTCGGGTCGACCCGATAAGGGTCCGGGTCAGTCCTCGATGGTCTGA